Proteins from a genomic interval of Asticcacaulis sp. AND118:
- a CDS encoding Hsp70 family protein, giving the protein MSQRPYCGIDFGTSNSAVSVGRGDRVQLVPVEGDAVTLPSALFFNTEEDHLSFGRKAIAEYLDGYEGRLMRALKSVLGSHLIGETTQVGTKRKNFREIIGLYIAHVKKAAERHAGESIEDVVLGRPVHFVDDDAEADQRAENELRGIAEAQGFKTIRFEYEPLAAARDYASRLNESETVLVVDIGGGTSDFSVLSLSPDHSDILANTGVHIGGTDFDRLLSMDTVMVDMGWKSKLKSGLDMPGLTYHQLSTWHLINFLYTQKVMHSVRELHHMAERRDLTQRLIKVLEDRMGHAIASRIETAKIALSTDEATRIDYGDIEAGWASEVTRDTLIGSTAREVAKVVATAGLCVEKAGLTPGDIHTLFMTGGSTAMPGFEAAMQAAFPAAKINYGDRFSSVASGLGLAARAAFATA; this is encoded by the coding sequence ATGTCCCAGCGTCCCTATTGCGGTATCGATTTCGGCACCTCCAACTCCGCCGTCAGCGTCGGGCGCGGCGATCGGGTGCAACTGGTCCCCGTCGAAGGCGATGCCGTCACCCTGCCCTCGGCCCTGTTCTTCAATACCGAGGAGGACCACCTGAGCTTTGGACGCAAGGCGATTGCCGAATATCTCGACGGCTACGAAGGCCGTTTGATGCGCGCGCTGAAATCCGTGCTGGGCAGCCATCTGATCGGCGAAACCACGCAGGTCGGCACGAAGCGCAAGAACTTCCGCGAGATCATCGGCCTGTACATCGCCCACGTCAAAAAGGCGGCCGAACGTCATGCGGGTGAGTCCATCGAGGACGTGGTGCTGGGCCGTCCCGTGCACTTCGTCGATGACGATGCCGAAGCCGATCAGCGCGCCGAAAACGAACTGCGCGGCATTGCCGAGGCGCAAGGGTTCAAGACCATCCGCTTCGAGTACGAGCCGCTGGCCGCCGCCCGCGACTATGCCAGCCGCCTGAACGAAAGCGAGACCGTGCTGGTTGTCGATATCGGTGGCGGCACCTCGGACTTCTCCGTCCTCAGCCTGTCTCCCGACCATTCCGACATCCTGGCCAATACCGGCGTGCATATCGGCGGCACGGATTTCGACCGCCTGCTGAGCATGGACACGGTCATGGTCGATATGGGCTGGAAATCGAAGTTGAAAAGCGGGCTCGACATGCCGGGGCTGACCTATCATCAGCTTTCGACCTGGCACCTGATCAACTTCCTCTACACGCAGAAGGTCATGCACAGCGTGCGCGAACTGCACCACATGGCCGAACGCCGCGACCTGACGCAGCGCCTGATCAAGGTGCTGGAAGACCGCATGGGCCACGCCATCGCCAGCCGCATCGAAACCGCCAAGATCGCGCTTTCAACCGATGAGGCCACCCGCATCGACTATGGCGACATCGAAGCCGGCTGGGCGTCCGAGGTCACGCGCGATACGCTTATCGGCTCGACCGCGCGCGAAGTGGCCAAGGTCGTCGCCACCGCCGGACTGTGCGTGGAAAAGGCCGGCCTCACGCCCGGTGATATTCACACCCTGTTCATGACCGGCGGCTCGACCGCCATGCCGGGCTTCGAGGCCGCCATGCAGGCCGCCTTTCCCGCCGCAAAGATCAACTACGGCGACCGCTTCTCGTCAGTGGCGTCGGGTCTGGGTCTGGCCGCCAGGGCGGCCTTCGCTACCGCATAA
- a CDS encoding YerC/YecD family TrpR-related protein: MTDKPNKTPEIYAADEAELVRALLTLKTPEEVRAFLDDLCTPSEVRAFAERFKVARLLDENALSYRDISERTGASTTTVTRVARFLRDMPHKGYRLVIDRLKQESN, from the coding sequence ATGACCGACAAGCCGAACAAGACCCCGGAAATCTACGCTGCTGATGAAGCAGAACTGGTACGCGCCCTTCTGACGCTCAAGACACCCGAAGAGGTGCGCGCCTTCCTCGACGACCTGTGCACGCCGTCGGAGGTCCGCGCCTTCGCTGAGCGCTTCAAGGTCGCCCGCCTGCTGGACGAAAACGCCCTGTCCTACCGGGATATCTCGGAACGGACCGGCGCTTCGACCACCACCGTCACCCGTGTGGCGCGCTTCCTGCGCGACATGCCGCACAAGGGATACCGGCTGGTGATCGACCGACTGAAACAAGAAA